In the Desulfitobacterium hafniense DCB-2 genome, AAGTGTTTGTATGGCTTTAACCTTTTCCATGGTCATGTCGTTTGTTATGGCCATTGTCAATGTGGGCTTTACAGATATTCTTTTAAGAGTTTGGCTAACCCGGTGGCCGATTGGCTTTCTCACAGCCTTGCCGTTGTCTTTATTTTTACCGCGACTTTTTAACGGGTTGGCAGATAAATTGAATCTCTAGTAATTGAAAACTTAAAGTGACAGCCGCCTTGCTAATCAAAAAATCTTGTTCGCAAAATTTTTGAAAGCAAAGAGGCTGTCGTAAAGAGAGAGCATCTGATTACCTAAATCTACGATATAGCTACCCGGTTACGCGATGTAATTTGAAGCTTACGCAATGAGTTTTTTATTCCCGTTGACCATTCCCACAGCCTGCATAAAGGCATAGATGGCGGCAAAAATAAAGTATACAATCGGTTTTTGTATTGACGGAGCGAAGAAGAAAGCCGTGATAAGCTATTCCAGCGACGGCGGCCAAACATGGAGCACTACAGCACCCGACGGTTTCAGCACCACCGTCAACCCGGAAGACCTCCCGCCCTGCTTAATGAGGGGGCGCTCTCCTTTGCTGACCTGCAGCTTTTACCCCATGCTCTGATGCTGAAAAGCAACGGACAGGAAATCAAGCTTACCCTAAAGGAAGCTCAGTTGCTGGAGCTGCTGATCAATCATAAAAATATAATTGTGTCAAAGGACGCGATCATAGAGAAGATTTGGGGCCATGATACCGATGCCGCGGACAACCACGTGGAGGCGCATATTTCACTGCTCAGGAAAAAGCTGTCGGAAATTCACTCAGGGAGTATGATACGCACCATACGGGGCGCGGGCTATACCTTGCTTGCCGGGGAGGCAGGGAGGTAAATGTTTAAGAAACTGCGCAACAGGTTTCTCATACTCAACATGGTGATTACTTCCCTGGTTATGCTCGTGGCCTTTAGTGCGGTCTATCTGACGACAGCCAATAATATGCATACTGAAAACCAAAGAAAGCTGAACAGCATGTCGATGTCGCTGATGGTATCTTCGGAAAATGCTCCTGAACAGCCGGAATCGGGCCGGATGATCAACATGGTTTCAGCGGACTATTCACCTTCTTTTACCCTGATTGTGGATAAGGGCGGCAGC is a window encoding:
- a CDS encoding DUF2798 domain-containing protein, producing the protein MNVQENAQVKVGQFINKRTLFISVCMALTFSMVMSFVMAIVNVGFTDILLRVWLTRWPIGFLTALPLSLFLPRLFNGLADKLNL
- a CDS encoding winged helix-turn-helix domain-containing protein encodes the protein MEHYSTRRFQHHRQPGRPPALLNEGALSFADLQLLPHALMLKSNGQEIKLTLKEAQLLELLINHKNIIVSKDAIIEKIWGHDTDAADNHVEAHISLLRKKLSEIHSGSMIRTIRGAGYTLLAGEAGR